A genomic region of Candidatus Bathyarchaeota archaeon contains the following coding sequences:
- the rpl7ae gene encoding 50S ribosomal protein L7Ae, producing the protein MSKPFYVKFDVPKEVADAAYEALQIASKTGTVKKGTNETTKAVERGQAKLVVIAEDVDPPEVVAHLPILCEERKIPYVYVPSKEKLGEAVGIEVSAASACIINEGDAVGLIKEIAKRVDQIRKGAK; encoded by the coding sequence ATGTCCAAACCATTCTACGTAAAATTTGACGTTCCAAAAGAAGTTGCAGATGCAGCCTATGAAGCCCTGCAAATAGCTTCAAAAACTGGGACTGTAAAGAAAGGAACAAATGAAACGACCAAGGCTGTTGAGAGAGGGCAAGCAAAGCTTGTGGTCATCGCAGAGGATGTGGATCCACCAGAGGTTGTGGCTCATCTACCCATCCTCTGTGAAGAGAGAAAAATTCCATATGTATATGTTCCAAGCAAAGAGAAACTTGGTGAAGCTGTTGGAATAGAGGTCTCAGCGGCTTCTGCATGTATCATCAATGAAGGAGACGCCGTGGGGCTTATTAAAGAGATTGCCAAAAGAGTTGACCAGATAAGGAAAGGAGCGAAATGA